The genome window ATTGAGCTTTACCTCCAAGTGGCTGTTGAGTAATCAACGAGTATGGACCGATAGAACGTGCGTGCATCTTATCGTCAACCATGTGTCCTAATTTAAGCATGTAAATTACTCCCACAGTTGCTGCTTGATGAAAACGTTCTCCTGTACCACCATCATAAAGGTGAGTATGTCCAAAACGTGGTACTCCAGCTTCATCAGTCAAAGCATTAATCTCGTCTAAAGAAGCACCGTCAAAAATTGGAGTAGCAAATTTTCTACCCAAATTCATACCAGCCCATCCTAATACTGTCTCATAAATTTGCCCGATGTTCATACGCGAAGGTACCCCAAGCGGGTTCAACACGATATCAACTGGTGTTCCGTCTTCCAAGAAAGGCATATCTTCATGACGTACTATACGAGCAACAATACCTTTGTTACCGTGACGACCTGCCATTTTATCCCCTACTTTCAACTTACGTTTCTTAGCGATATAAACTTTAGCCAATTTCAAGATTCCTGATGGCAATTCATCTCCAACAGTAATTGTAAATTTCTCTCTACGCAAAGCACCTTGTAAATCGTTCAATTTAATTTTATAGTTATGAATCAAATCATTAACCATAGTATTTGTTGCATCATCAGCAACCCATTGACCTTTACTTAAGTGAGCAAAATCTTCAACAGCGTAAAGCATTTTTTGAGTATATTTTTTACCTTTTGGTAAAACTTCTTCACCCAAATCATTCATTACACCTTGAGAAGTTTTTCCGTTTACGATATTAAAAAGTTTCTCAATCAATCTATCCTTAAGCTCAACAAACTTCACTTCGAACTCCATTTCAAGAGCTCCTAAAGCATCTTTGTCCTGAGTACGTTTACGTTTGTCTTTTACCGCTCTTGCAAATAATTTTTTATCTAAAACTACACCATGTAAAGAAGGAGAAGCTTTCAATGAAGCATCTTTTACATCACCTGCTTTATCACCAAAGATTGCACGAAGCAATTTCTCTTCCGGAGTAGGATCTGATTCTCCTTTTGGAGTGATTTTACCGATAAGAATATCACCAGGCTTAACCTCGGCTCCAATTCTAATCATACCATTTTCATCCAAATCTTTAGTAGCTTCTTCAGAAACGTTTGGTATATCATTCGTCAACTCTTCGTTACCTAATTTTGTATCTCTTACCTCTAATGAGTAATCGTCTACGTGAATTGAAGTAAAGATATCGTCACGAACTACTTTTTCAGAAATCACAATCGCATCCTCGAAGTTGTACCCTTTCCATGGCATAAACGCAACTTTAAGGTTTCTACCTAAAGCTAATTCTCCATTTTGAGTAGCATATCCTTCAGACAATACTTGCCCAGGAATTACTCTGTCACCTTTTCTTACGATAGGCTTAAGGTTAATACTTGTTCCTTGATTGGTTTTTCTAAATTTAATTAAGTTGTATGTTTTTTCATCAGCATCAAAACTTACCATTCTTTCTTCCTCAGAACGATCATATTTGATAGTAATGATATTAGCATCAACGTATTCTACAACTCCATGTCCTTCTGCATTAATCAATACTCTAGAATCTGAAGCCACTTGACGCTCTAAACCAGTTCCAACAATCGGAGCTTCAGGGCGTATCAATGGTACGGCTTGACGCATCATGTTAGATCCCATCAATGCACGGTTCGCATCATCATGCTCCAAGAAAGGAATCAAAGATGCAGAAATCGAAGCAATCTGGTTTGGCGCAACGTCTGTATAATCCACTTGAGAAGGATCAATTACAGGAAAGTCACCTTCTTGACGCGCAATTACGTTCTCGGCAGTAATTTTACCTGAATCTTCCATTTTAATGTTCGCCTGAGCGATTAACATTCCTTCTTCTTCTTCAGCACTTAAATATATAGGCGTAGACTCTAAATCTACAACACCATTATTTACTTTACGATAAGGTGTTTCAATGAAACCCATTCCGTTTACTTTAGCATAAACACCAAGAGAAGAGATCAAACCAATGTTTGGTCCCTCAGGAGTTTCAATCGGACATAAACGTCCGTAGTGCGTATAGTGAACGTCACGAACCTCAAATCCAGCTCTTTCTCTCGAAAGTCCACCTGGTCCAAGTGCAGATAATCTTCTTTTGTGTGTAATCTCAGCCAATGGATTCGTTTGATCCATAAATTGAGACAACTGGTTTGTTCCAAAGAAAGAGTTGATAACTGATGATAATGTTTTAGCATTAATCAAATCAATTGGTGTAAACACCTCGTTATCTCTAACGTTCATTCTCTCACGAATGGTTCTTGCCATACGAGCCAAACCAACACCAAACTGTTGAGACAATTGTTCTCCAACTGTTCTAACACGACGGTTTGATAAGTGGTCGATATCATCAATCTCAGCTTTTGAGTTGATCAATTCGATCAAATATTTAACAATAGTAATGATATCTTCTTTGGTAAGCACTTGCTTTTCCATTGGAGTATCAAGACCAAGTTTTTTATTAATTCTGTAACGACCTACTTCACCTAAGTTATAACGTTGGTCCGAGAAGAATAATTTATCAATAATACCACGAGCAGTCTCTTCATCAGGCGGTTCAGCGTTACGCAATTGTCTGTAGATATGCTCAACAGCTTCTTTTTCAGAGTTTGTTGGATCTTTTTGTAATGTATTATGGATGATAGAATAATCAACAGCGTTATTATCTTCTTTGTGCAACAAAATAGATTTAACGTTAGAATCAATGATTTCCTCGACATTATCTTTGTCGATAATAGTATCACGATCAAGAATAATCTCATTACGCTCGATTGAAACCACCTCTCCAGTATCCTCATCAACGAAATCTTCATGCCATGTGTTCAAAACACGTGCAGCAAGTTTTCTACCAATATATTTTTTAAGACCAGTTTTTGACACTTTAATTTCTTCAGCAAGGTCAAAAATTTCAAGGATGTCCTTATCTCTTTCGAAACCAATAGCACGGAATAAAGTTGTAACAGGTAATTTTTTCTTTCTATCGATATACGCGTACATTACGCTGTTGATATCGGTAGAAAATTCTATCCAAGATCCCTTAAAAGGAATAACTCTCGCAGAATATAATTTTGTTCCATTTGCATGGAATGACTGCCCAAAGAAAACACCCGGAGAACGGTGTAATTGTGAAACCACAACTCGCTCTGCTCCATTGATAACAAAAGTACCACTTGGTGTCATGTAAGGTATTGTTCCAAGATAAACATCTTGTACAATAGTTTCAAAATCTTCGTGTTCAGGATCGGTACAATATAGTTTTAACCTAGCTTTTAAAGGCACACTATACGTAAGACCTCTTTCTATACATTCTTGAATGGTGTAACGTGGCGGATCTACAAAGTAATCAAGGAATTCTAATACAAAGTTGTTTCTTGTGTCTGTAATTGGAAAGTTTTCCATGAAGGTATTGTACAACCCTTCGTCGCCTCTTTCGTCTGATTTAGTTTCTAATTGAAAAAAATCTTTAAACGATTTAACCTGAACATCTAAGAAATCTGGATATTGAGGTATGTTTTTGGTTGAGGCAAAATTCAATCTTTCAGTCTGATTTGTTATCATCAATGGACAAAATTTTGATTAAAAAAAAGTAATTTTTGTGTGTAAAAACACTGTTCAATTTATAAAACAATCTATACTTTCTTTTTGTAATCGATACATCTTTAAAAACCAACAAATAAAAAACATTGTGAATTTTCTTTCTTCGTATTGATCAAAAACTTTTTCGTATTCTAAACTATTTTATAATAAAACTTGATATAATTTTATTATACGAAAAATGGTTTAGACCGTTGGACGTTTCTGTCCAAGGTCTAAACCTACTTTTAAACTGGGGTTTTGTTATTTTAACTCAACAACTGCACCAGCTTCTTCTAAAGATTTTTTAAGACCTTCAGCCTCTTCTTTAGTTACACCTTCTTTAACGTTGCTTGGAGCACCGTCAACTACATCTTTAGCTTCTTTCAAACCTAAACCTGTAAGTTCTTTAACTAATTTTACAACAGCTAATTTAGAAGCTCCAGCCTCTTTCAATACAACTGTAAATTCAGTTTGAGCTTCTTCAGCAGCACCTTCACTACCACCAGCCGCAACTACTACAGCTGCAGCAGCTGGTTCGATACCGTACTCATCTTTCAATATTGTTGCTAATTCGTTAACTTCTTTAACTGTAAGGTTAACTAATTGCTCTGCGAATTGTTTCAAATCTGCCATTTTTTCTATCTTTTTTTAAAATGATTTGTAAAAATATAATTTATTTATTGTGCGCTATTTTAAGCAACAAGGAAATAAATTTCCTCATTTTGAGTATTAAGCTTCAGCCTCTTCGCTGCCAGCAAATTGGTTTTGTAAAGCAGAAATAACTCTTTGAGCTGGTGATTGTAATAATCCAATAATTTCACCGATAAGCTCTTCTTTAGATTTAATAGTAGCTAATGCATCTAATTGGTCATCACCAAGGTAAATTTCAGAATTGATATAAGCCCCTTTCAATACAGGTTTTGCTGATTTTTTTCTAAAATCTTTGATAATTTTTCCAGGTGCATTTGCAACATCAGCAATGAATATAGCACTGTTACCTGCCAAAACAGAAGGTAAATCTCCATAGTCATTATCTGAAGCTTCCATTGCTTTTGCAAGCAAAGTGTTTTTTACTACCTCTAATTTAACACCTGCTTTAAAACAAGCTCTTCTCAAGTTTGAAGTTGTTTCTGCGTCTAATCCAGAAATATCAGATACATAAATGATGTTTGTACCAGCTAACTGTGCAGTTAAATCTTCAATCGCGATTGATTTTTCTTCTCTAGTCATACTAAAAATTATTAACTACCAATTATACTGCTTTTGGATCCAATGCAATAGCAGGACTCATTGTGCTTGTAAGGTGAATACCTTTAATGTATGTACCTTTAGCAGCAGTTGGTTTAAGTTTGATTAATGTTTGAATAATTTCGTGTGCGTTGTCAACAATTTGCTCAGCTCCAAAAGAAACTTTACCAATTCCTGCATGAACGATACCAGTTTTATCAACTTTAAAGTCAATTTTACCAGCTTTTACCTCTGCAACAGCTTTTGCAACATCCATAGTTACAGTACCTGTTTTAGGGTTTGGCATTAAACCTCTAGGACCTAAAATACGACCTAATGGACCTAATTTACCCATAACAGCAGGCATAGTGATAATTACATCAACATCTGTCCAACCGTCTTTAATTTTTTGCAGGTAATCATCAAGACCAACATGATCTGCTCCTGCTTCTTTAGCTTCCGCTTCTTTATCTGGAGTAACCAATGCCAATACTTTTACATCTTTACCTGTTCCGTGAGGCAATGTTACTACACCTCTCACCATTTGATTCGCTTTTCTTGGATCAACACCCAAACGAACTGCGATATCAACAGACTCATCAAATTTTGCAGAAGCAACAACTTTAAGTAATGCAGCGGCATCTTTTAAAGAGTATAATTTGTTCTTTTCAATTTTTGAAGCAGCCTCTTTTTGCTTTTTTGTCAATTTTGCCATGTCTTTCTCTTAATTAAAAAGGAGAATCTCCTGATACAGTTATACCCATAGATCTAGCTGTTCCAGCAATCATGCTCATAGCAGATTCGATTGTGAATGCATTTAAATCTACCATTTTATCTTCAGCAATTGCCTTGATAACATCCCAAGTAACGCTAGCTACTTTTTTACGATTTGGTTCACCTGATCCGGACTTTAGCTTTGCTGCTTCCATTAACTGTACTGCAGCTGGAGGAGTCTTAACAACAAAATCAAATGATTTGTCTTTGTACACAGTGATTTGCACTGGACAAATTTTGCCAGGTTTATCCTGAGTTCTAGCATTAAACTGCTTACAAAACTCCATGATGTTTACCCCAGCAGCTCCTAAAGCAGGTCCAACCGGTGGCGACGGGTTCGCAGCACCTCCCTTAACTTGTAGTTTAACTACCTTACTAATTTCTTTAGCCATTTTTAAAAAATTTAACACCACAATCATAGGAAGCGATTGCAGTGGTTATTATAGATGTAACAAAAATTATACTTTTTCAACCTGCATGAAACTCAATTCCAAAGGTGTTTTTCTTCCGAAAATTTTCACCATTACTTCAAGTTTACGCTTTTCTTCATTTATTTTTTCAACTGTACCATTAAAGCCATTAAAAGGACCATCGATCACTTTAATAGTTTCACCCAAGCTGAAAGGAATTGAACGAGTATCTGTGTTTACAGCTAACTCATCAACTTTACCTAACATTCTATTCACTTCTGACATTCTTAATGGAACCGGCTCACCGCCTTTGGTTTCACCCAAAAAGCCAATAACACTTGTGATAGACTTAATAATATGAGGAATTTCCCCAACAAGATTGGCTTCCAACATAACATAACCTGGAAAATAAACTTTATCTTTTGATAATTTTTTACCTTCTTTTACAGTAACTACTTTTTCAGTAGGCACAAGAACCTGCGAGACATAATCACTCATTCCTAATCGAGCTATTTCTGTTTCGATATAAGCTTTCACTTTATTTTCTTGCCCGCTAACCGCACGAACGACATACCACTTTTTTATATTATTATCGGCCATTACAAAAAATTACGCTTTAATCCAGTTAAAAAATACAGCCAATGTTTTTGCACACACTTCATCAGTTCCCCATGTTGCCAAAGCAAATACCACGGAAAACACTGCTACAACAATAGTAAGACGCTGTATCTCAGCCCATTCCGGCCAAGTCACATTTGATTTTAATTCCTCAAATGATTCCGATATGTAATTAACAACTTTTGTCATAGTGATTAGTTTATTTTGCACGGGCGGAGGGATTCGAACCCCCATCAACGGTTTTGGAGACCGCTATTCTACCCTTGAACTACGCCCGTAGTTATAAACCAGTGCCGTCTAAACGACACTGGCTTGGTAATTTATATAGTATTAAGCTACAATTTCAGTTACCTGACCTGCACCTACTGTTCTACCACCTTCACGGATAGCGAAACGTAAACCTACGCTCATAGCGATTGGACTTAATAAAGTAACATTGATAGTTAAGTTATCACCTGGCATTACCATCTCTACACCTTCTGGTAAAGTAATGATTCCTGTTACGTCAGTTGTACGTACATAGAATTGCGGACGGTAGTTATTATGGAATGGAGTATGACGTCCACCTTCTTCTTTTTTCAAGATATACACCTCAGCTTTAAAAGTAGCGTGTGGTTTAACAGATCCTGGCTTAATGATAACCATACCTCTTTTGATAGATTCTTTATCAATACCTCTCAACAATAAACCTACGTTATCTCCAGCTTCACCTCTGTCAAGGATTTTACGGAACATCTCAACTCCAGTGATAGTAGAAGTCAATTTCTCAGCTCCCATACCAATGATTTCAACTGGATCTCCAGTATTAGCAACTCCAGTTTCGATACGACCTGTAGCAACAGTTCCACGACCTGTAATTGTAAATACGTCTTCAACCGGCATCAAGAATGGTTTAGCAACGTCACGAACTGGCTCTTCGATCCAAGCATCAACAGCTTCCATTAATTCAATAATTTTAGGAACCCATGCAGCATCATTATTCAAACCACCTAAAGCAGAACCTTGAATAACTGGACAGTTGTCTCCATCGTACTCATAGAAAGATAATAAATCTCTAATTTCCATTTCAACAAGCTCTAACAACTCAGCATCATCAACCATATCCACTTTGTTCATGAAAACAACAATTCTAGGAATACCTACCTGACGTCCTAAAAGGATGTGCTCACGTGTTTGTGGCATTGGTCCGTCAGTTGCAGCTACAACAAGAATAGCACCATCCATTTGAGCAGCACCAGTAACCATGTTCTTTACGTAATCCGCGTGACCTGGACAGTCAACGTGTGCGTAGTGACGGTTAGCAGTTTCGTACTCAACGTGTGATGTATTAATAGTAATACCTCTTTCTTTTTCTTCAGGGGCATTATCAATTTGATCAAATGATTTTGCTTGACAGTAACCAGCATCAGATAACACTTTTGTGATTGCTGCTGTTAAAGTAGTTTTACCGTGATCTACGTGTCCGATCGTACCAATATTTAAGTGCGGTTTCGAACGGTTAAAGGTTTCTTTTGCCATTTTACTTAATTTTTAATCTAGTTTATATATTTATTTCAATTTCCTACTTACTTGAGCCAACTACGGGAATTGAACCCGTGACCTCTTCCTTACCAAGGAAGCACTCTACCCCTGAGCTAAGTCGGCAGAATCCCTGTTAAGGATTTTACAATTTTCAATTCAGAATTCTAAATCTCAAATCATTTTGTGGGGAGAGCAGGATTCGAACCTGCGAAGTTCACACAGCAGATTTACAGTCTGCCCTCGTTGGCCGCTTGAGTATCTCCCCCTTTTTTTTTATTAAAATTCCAATACCTTAAAGAACCCGTTTCAAATCGCATTTGAAACAAAAAAAGAGCCGGCGGAGGGACTCGAACCCACGACCTGCTGATTACAAATCAGCTGCTCTAGCCAACTGAGCTACGCTGGCGATTTCAATAAAAAAAGTCCGCTATTTCTAACGGACTGCAAATGTAGATATTTTATCCTTTAATCAAAACATTTTTTTAAAAAAAATTAAATTAAATATGTGTTCTTAACTTTTCTTTACGTTTTACAAGCAATCGCTCTAAAGATTCCGCTGCCTGTTCGACTGCTTCTTCAAAGGATTTACATTGTTTTTCAACCAAAAAATCATCCCCAGGGACATTAATCTTTATCTCAACATTTTTATTTTCCTTTTCACTTGTCTTTTCAACTTTCAAAAAAACATCAGAAGAAACAACTCTGTCATAATATTTTTCCAACTTATCCATTCTTTCCTGAACGAAATCTACCAGCTTTTTGTCAACAGTAAAGTTAACCGCATGAACATTTACCTTCATAATCTATCTTTTTAATAGTTAAACACTTTTTGAATTATTTTCTATTCCTAGGATGCGCTTCTTTATACACCTTTTTAAGTTCATTCAAACTACTATGAGTATAAACCTGCGTAGAAGCCAAACTGGAATGCCCCAATAATTCTTTTACTGAATTCAAATCAGCTCCGTTATTTAATAAATGAGTCGCAAATGTATGACGTAATATATGAGGACTTTTTTTTACCTTTTCGGAGACACTACTAAAGTATGAATTTATTAATCGATACACAAAAGAATCATTCAATTTTAACCCTTTTTTTGTTAGAAAAAGATAATCCTCATCCTCAATATTTTCCAACACAGAACGTTCCTTTACATACAACACTAACTGTTCCATAACCACACCCAAAACAGGCAGAATCCGCTCTTTATCCCTCTTCCCTAACACCTTTATAGTACCGGCCACGAAATTCACATTCGAAAGTTTTAATTGGATTAGCTCTGCCCTTCGGATTCCGGCAGTATAAAACAATTCTACAATAAGCCTATCCCTCACCTCCTGAAATCCTTCAGGAGCCGAATTACAAGACAAAGCCTCAACCAATTCTTTTTCCGAAAAAGGAATCTGAAGTTTTTTTTCTGTTTTTAAAGCCTTATGCTTCAACAAAGGACTAACCTGAATCTGTTTAATTTTTAATAGAAATTTATAAAACGCTTTAAGGGAGGCAATTTTTCTATTCACAGTAACATTAGAAACACCATCATCAACAAGCAAAACAAT of Flavobacterium marginilacus contains these proteins:
- the rpoB gene encoding DNA-directed RNA polymerase subunit beta; translation: MITNQTERLNFASTKNIPQYPDFLDVQVKSFKDFFQLETKSDERGDEGLYNTFMENFPITDTRNNFVLEFLDYFVDPPRYTIQECIERGLTYSVPLKARLKLYCTDPEHEDFETIVQDVYLGTIPYMTPSGTFVINGAERVVVSQLHRSPGVFFGQSFHANGTKLYSARVIPFKGSWIEFSTDINSVMYAYIDRKKKLPVTTLFRAIGFERDKDILEIFDLAEEIKVSKTGLKKYIGRKLAARVLNTWHEDFVDEDTGEVVSIERNEIILDRDTIIDKDNVEEIIDSNVKSILLHKEDNNAVDYSIIHNTLQKDPTNSEKEAVEHIYRQLRNAEPPDEETARGIIDKLFFSDQRYNLGEVGRYRINKKLGLDTPMEKQVLTKEDIITIVKYLIELINSKAEIDDIDHLSNRRVRTVGEQLSQQFGVGLARMARTIRERMNVRDNEVFTPIDLINAKTLSSVINSFFGTNQLSQFMDQTNPLAEITHKRRLSALGPGGLSRERAGFEVRDVHYTHYGRLCPIETPEGPNIGLISSLGVYAKVNGMGFIETPYRKVNNGVVDLESTPIYLSAEEEEGMLIAQANIKMEDSGKITAENVIARQEGDFPVIDPSQVDYTDVAPNQIASISASLIPFLEHDDANRALMGSNMMRQAVPLIRPEAPIVGTGLERQVASDSRVLINAEGHGVVEYVDANIITIKYDRSEEERMVSFDADEKTYNLIKFRKTNQGTSINLKPIVRKGDRVIPGQVLSEGYATQNGELALGRNLKVAFMPWKGYNFEDAIVISEKVVRDDIFTSIHVDDYSLEVRDTKLGNEELTNDIPNVSEEATKDLDENGMIRIGAEVKPGDILIGKITPKGESDPTPEEKLLRAIFGDKAGDVKDASLKASPSLHGVVLDKKLFARAVKDKRKRTQDKDALGALEMEFEVKFVELKDRLIEKLFNIVNGKTSQGVMNDLGEEVLPKGKKYTQKMLYAVEDFAHLSKGQWVADDATNTMVNDLIHNYKIKLNDLQGALRREKFTITVGDELPSGILKLAKVYIAKKRKLKVGDKMAGRHGNKGIVARIVRHEDMPFLEDGTPVDIVLNPLGVPSRMNIGQIYETVLGWAGMNLGRKFATPIFDGASLDEINALTDEAGVPRFGHTHLYDGGTGERFHQAATVGVIYMLKLGHMVDDKMHARSIGPYSLITQQPLGGKAQFGGQRFGEMEVWALEAYGASSTLREILTVKSDDVIGRAKTYEAIVKGETMPEPGLPESFNVLMHELKGLGLDLRLEE
- the rplL gene encoding 50S ribosomal protein L7/L12, with the protein product MADLKQFAEQLVNLTVKEVNELATILKDEYGIEPAAAAVVVAAGGSEGAAEEAQTEFTVVLKEAGASKLAVVKLVKELTGLGLKEAKDVVDGAPSNVKEGVTKEEAEGLKKSLEEAGAVVELK
- the rplJ gene encoding 50S ribosomal protein L10; protein product: MTREEKSIAIEDLTAQLAGTNIIYVSDISGLDAETTSNLRRACFKAGVKLEVVKNTLLAKAMEASDNDYGDLPSVLAGNSAIFIADVANAPGKIIKDFRKKSAKPVLKGAYINSEIYLGDDQLDALATIKSKEELIGEIIGLLQSPAQRVISALQNQFAGSEEAEA
- the rplA gene encoding 50S ribosomal protein L1; the protein is MAKLTKKQKEAASKIEKNKLYSLKDAAALLKVVASAKFDESVDIAVRLGVDPRKANQMVRGVVTLPHGTGKDVKVLALVTPDKEAEAKEAGADHVGLDDYLQKIKDGWTDVDVIITMPAVMGKLGPLGRILGPRGLMPNPKTGTVTMDVAKAVAEVKAGKIDFKVDKTGIVHAGIGKVSFGAEQIVDNAHEIIQTLIKLKPTAAKGTYIKGIHLTSTMSPAIALDPKAV
- the rplK gene encoding 50S ribosomal protein L11 produces the protein MAKEISKVVKLQVKGGAANPSPPVGPALGAAGVNIMEFCKQFNARTQDKPGKICPVQITVYKDKSFDFVVKTPPAAVQLMEAAKLKSGSGEPNRKKVASVTWDVIKAIAEDKMVDLNAFTIESAMSMIAGTARSMGITVSGDSPF
- the nusG gene encoding transcription termination/antitermination protein NusG yields the protein MADNNIKKWYVVRAVSGQENKVKAYIETEIARLGMSDYVSQVLVPTEKVVTVKEGKKLSKDKVYFPGYVMLEANLVGEIPHIIKSITSVIGFLGETKGGEPVPLRMSEVNRMLGKVDELAVNTDTRSIPFSLGETIKVIDGPFNGFNGTVEKINEEKRKLEVMVKIFGRKTPLELSFMQVEKV
- the secE gene encoding preprotein translocase subunit SecE, coding for MTKVVNYISESFEELKSNVTWPEWAEIQRLTIVVAVFSVVFALATWGTDEVCAKTLAVFFNWIKA
- the tuf gene encoding elongation factor Tu, encoding MAKETFNRSKPHLNIGTIGHVDHGKTTLTAAITKVLSDAGYCQAKSFDQIDNAPEEKERGITINTSHVEYETANRHYAHVDCPGHADYVKNMVTGAAQMDGAILVVAATDGPMPQTREHILLGRQVGIPRIVVFMNKVDMVDDAELLELVEMEIRDLLSFYEYDGDNCPVIQGSALGGLNNDAAWVPKIIELMEAVDAWIEEPVRDVAKPFLMPVEDVFTITGRGTVATGRIETGVANTGDPVEIIGMGAEKLTSTITGVEMFRKILDRGEAGDNVGLLLRGIDKESIKRGMVIIKPGSVKPHATFKAEVYILKKEEGGRHTPFHNNYRPQFYVRTTDVTGIITLPEGVEMVMPGDNLTINVTLLSPIAMSVGLRFAIREGGRTVGAGQVTEIVA
- the hpf gene encoding ribosome hibernation-promoting factor, HPF/YfiA family, which encodes MKVNVHAVNFTVDKKLVDFVQERMDKLEKYYDRVVSSDVFLKVEKTSEKENKNVEIKINVPGDDFLVEKQCKSFEEAVEQAAESLERLLVKRKEKLRTHI
- a CDS encoding tyrosine-type recombinase/integrase produces the protein MTTNNKDAFRDYLQLEKKYSPHTVNAYLNDLSFFEVFNRECFGQDTIDQVNYNQIRSWIVLLVDDGVSNVTVNRKIASLKAFYKFLLKIKQIQVSPLLKHKALKTEKKLQIPFSEKELVEALSCNSAPEGFQEVRDRLIVELFYTAGIRRAELIQLKLSNVNFVAGTIKVLGKRDKERILPVLGVVMEQLVLYVKERSVLENIEDEDYLFLTKKGLKLNDSFVYRLINSYFSSVSEKVKKSPHILRHTFATHLLNNGADLNSVKELLGHSSLASTQVYTHSSLNELKKVYKEAHPRNRK